One candidate division WOR-3 bacterium DNA segment encodes these proteins:
- a CDS encoding glycosyltransferase family 9 protein, with protein sequence MRILVINLAAIGDVVLSSVVAKELKKKFPGSTVDYLVQPLCATVIELSPFVNGVHVYDKKNRDKGILRYCKLVKSLRKINYDMSVSVNFAARGAILAFFIHAKLRLGYCRKVNGLFFTHRASGDRKEIKKEGLNQLEILKPLGIITKNTYPYLRAKESDLKTIRKLLGEKENRKRLVFCPASSKNFKNLPIELSAEVIEKLSSEFDIFAVGSEAEICYLENLTSSVKGKVMIFPGTLTLGELAALISFSDVLLSIDTGPLHMAQALNVPTTALFGPTDPRVWGPHGERNEVITAELECSPCSFNRECSENKCMRYLDVMKICRSVLKMAEKS encoded by the coding sequence TTGAGAATACTCGTAATAAATCTCGCCGCAATAGGCGATGTGGTCCTGTCAAGCGTCGTGGCAAAAGAACTGAAAAAGAAATTTCCTGGATCCACAGTGGATTATTTAGTCCAGCCGCTGTGCGCGACGGTTATTGAATTGTCGCCATTTGTAAATGGAGTTCATGTCTACGACAAAAAAAACAGGGACAAAGGAATTTTAAGATATTGTAAACTTGTAAAATCATTGAGAAAAATAAATTATGATATGAGCGTGTCCGTGAATTTTGCCGCGAGAGGGGCCATTCTGGCGTTTTTTATTCACGCAAAGCTCAGACTCGGATACTGCCGAAAAGTCAACGGCCTGTTTTTCACTCACAGAGCATCAGGAGACAGAAAAGAAATTAAAAAAGAAGGCCTCAACCAGCTCGAAATCCTCAAACCTCTGGGCATTATCACTAAAAACACCTATCCCTACCTCAGGGCGAAAGAAAGCGATTTAAAAACAATAAGAAAATTACTAGGGGAAAAAGAAAATAGAAAAAGGCTCGTGTTTTGTCCGGCCAGTTCGAAAAATTTCAAAAATCTTCCGATTGAGCTGAGCGCTGAAGTGATTGAAAAGCTTTCTTCCGAATTTGATATCTTCGCCGTCGGAAGTGAAGCCGAAATATGCTATCTTGAGAATTTAACTTCATCTGTAAAAGGGAAGGTCATGATATTTCCGGGAACTCTGACACTCGGCGAACTCGCGGCGCTTATTTCTTTTTCCGACGTCCTTTTGAGCATTGACACTGGACCTCTTCACATGGCGCAGGCTCTGAATGTGCCAACAACGGCGTTATTCGGCCCCACTGATCCCAGGGTCTGGGGTCCTCACGGAGAAAGAAACGAAGTAATCACTGCGGAGCTTGAATGTTCTCCGTGCAGTTTTAACAGGGAGTGTTCGGAAAACAAGTGCATGAGATATCTTGACGTCATGAAAATCTGCAGGAGCGTATTAAAAATGGCTGAAAAATCATGA
- a CDS encoding magnesium transporter CorA family protein, giving the protein MVHNYSFSEGKIVKYIQNPQSALLPQICLYTCPTEAEKHELIEKYKLDEHTLFSIMDPDELARLEIEEDHCAIIYKRPKNYSSDDNYFFKVTSAGIFIFKDFLIIVSADDMAFLESKQFKNIHSVQDAVLKIFEICITHFLEHLRIINMITNELENKVNRSMENKYLINLFTLEKGLVYYLNAINSNSTVLDKLRIYSKKMSFSEENLEYLDDLIIENNQCLKQTEIYSNILTGLLGANASIVSNNLNVLMKNLNAVVLAIMIPSFFAGVGGMSELTELIGRDKWYISYPVFLIIMAVLAVLTYFLVKRTERH; this is encoded by the coding sequence ATGGTGCATAATTATTCATTCTCAGAAGGAAAAATTGTTAAATACATTCAAAATCCACAAAGCGCCCTGCTTCCTCAGATTTGTCTTTACACTTGTCCAACGGAAGCCGAGAAACACGAGCTAATAGAAAAATATAAACTCGACGAACACACTCTTTTCTCCATAATGGACCCGGACGAACTTGCGCGTCTTGAAATTGAAGAAGATCACTGCGCAATAATCTATAAAAGACCTAAAAATTATTCAAGTGATGACAATTATTTTTTCAAAGTCACTTCAGCGGGTATTTTCATTTTTAAAGATTTTCTGATTATAGTTTCGGCTGATGATATGGCTTTTCTCGAATCCAAACAATTCAAGAACATTCACTCAGTTCAGGACGCTGTACTTAAAATATTCGAAATCTGCATAACTCATTTTCTTGAGCATCTCAGAATAATAAACATGATTACCAATGAGCTCGAAAACAAGGTTAACAGATCAATGGAAAACAAATACCTCATAAATCTTTTCACCCTTGAAAAAGGCCTCGTTTATTATCTCAACGCGATCAATTCCAATTCGACGGTTCTCGACAAATTGCGTATATATTCGAAAAAAATGTCTTTTTCCGAAGAAAATCTCGAATATCTCGACGACCTCATTATTGAAAACAATCAGTGCCTGAAACAGACTGAAATTTACTCAAACATCCTCACCGGGCTTCTTGGAGCCAACGCTTCAATCGTCTCAAACAACTTGAATGTTCTCATGAAAAATCTCAATGCAGTCGTTCTCGCGATTATGATTCCCAGTTTTTTCGCCGGAGTCGGCGGAATGTCAGAGCTTACAGAGCTTATCGGCAGAGATAAATGGTATATTTCCTATCCTGTTTTTCTTATAATTATGGCTGTCCTGGCCGTGTTGACATACTTTCTTGTAAAAAGAACAGAAAGGCACTGA
- a CDS encoding VOC family protein gives MDKTRNFYIEIMGMKVWLEQKDCIILRHDNMLIGFCKGTRPFRESLITFFYTEKKEIDEIYEKLKNSAISGLVFNKDYNIYHFYAKDPEERDIEIQYFCHFIDTEFFKSQF, from the coding sequence ATGGATAAAACGAGAAATTTCTACATTGAAATCATGGGAATGAAAGTCTGGCTTGAGCAGAAAGACTGTATAATTTTGAGACACGACAACATGCTTATCGGGTTCTGTAAGGGTACAAGACCTTTCAGAGAATCTTTGATAACATTTTTTTATACCGAAAAAAAAGAAATAGACGAAATTTATGAAAAACTCAAAAACAGTGCCATCAGTGGACTAGTTTTCAATAAAGATTACAATATATACCATTTTTACGCGAAAGATCCTGAAGAAAGAGACATAGAGATTCAGTATTTCTGCCACTTTATTGACACTGAGTTTTTCAAATCTCAGTTCTGA